A window from Polyangium spumosum encodes these proteins:
- a CDS encoding HEAT repeat domain-containing protein, with translation MRSVSRSIRVRHLVRAGLASLVLSLSLVQGGAAEAFVWPNVPERIARSLASPDVSERRAAATRIGELPAELGVPLAQRALGDPDIEVRLAAAEAAIALRMSRAGDLVIGWLGEGDARLRLAACDVIRSSPTDRSVVALGRVLGDPDAKVRVAAAAAMGSSGLPDAVSPLLGHLDDGALEVRVEVARALGRLADPRAVVPLIGKVQDAAAEVRRAVSRALGELGDTRATSALMIALQDSSQDVRVEAVTALGKLRSDEATAAIAPLLEPGNDTTFAPIMPGVRPGQGSAGAGEVRAAALRALGRIGSESAVRALIGALAKDDPSAPRSPVREALVMAGKNAAPQLVVVLSGSPTPAAAAGAALVLGALGAKEGLDPTVRAMQRGVLPLEHGLRALALLGSSEALPAVLELLSDADPTVRREAIRAASELLDPARPDGRAVDPARAMLLDAATPLDEKIALVKLLGRTGSPRAHDVLLPLATTKSRAFRLAVLEALGAYVPAPPKVEAVLLDAITDEAAEVRLAAAASIARAGGPSAAAKLLERLQVAAEQDRGAIGLALAGALSRATDPALAERVGAALPSSPDVARDALLEGLGRMRGEASGKVLRRFVASGIDDRRKVAEALAGHPEAASVLVPLLGDADPGVRANAAWSLGAVGKKDALPALTKVLADPDVAVAGNAAGALGRVAAREAAASDVQASLCRAATDPRPYVRANAVVSLGLAGASCEAGLVTGLLSRDRSEAVRLAAAEALWRDVSRAPTGKDAERRALVRCAGEDRSAAVANRCARSPSRLPGTDDVLVFVAPDGKDEPLPRAPYALVREDGLLRMGIADRRGAFFEFLVPKGTIRLAVPAQLAR, from the coding sequence GTGCGTTCGGTCTCGCGCTCGATCCGCGTGCGTCACCTCGTCCGGGCCGGCCTCGCCTCGCTCGTGCTCTCGCTCTCGCTCGTGCAAGGCGGGGCCGCCGAGGCCTTCGTCTGGCCCAACGTGCCCGAGCGTATCGCTCGCTCGCTCGCTTCGCCCGACGTCTCCGAGCGGCGCGCGGCGGCGACGCGGATCGGCGAGCTGCCGGCGGAGCTCGGCGTGCCGCTCGCGCAACGCGCGCTGGGAGATCCGGACATCGAGGTGCGGCTCGCGGCGGCCGAGGCGGCGATCGCGCTGCGCATGTCGCGCGCCGGCGACCTCGTCATCGGCTGGCTCGGCGAGGGCGACGCGAGGCTACGTCTCGCGGCCTGCGACGTCATCCGCTCGTCGCCCACCGATCGCAGCGTCGTAGCGCTCGGGCGTGTGCTCGGGGATCCCGACGCCAAGGTCCGCGTCGCGGCGGCGGCGGCCATGGGCAGCTCGGGTTTGCCCGACGCGGTCTCGCCGCTGCTCGGGCACCTCGACGACGGCGCGCTCGAGGTGCGCGTCGAGGTCGCGCGTGCGCTCGGCAGGCTCGCCGATCCACGCGCGGTCGTCCCGCTGATCGGCAAGGTCCAGGACGCGGCGGCCGAGGTCCGTCGCGCCGTCTCGCGCGCGCTCGGCGAGCTCGGCGACACGAGGGCCACGAGCGCGCTCATGATCGCCCTGCAGGACAGCTCGCAGGACGTGCGCGTCGAGGCCGTCACCGCGCTCGGCAAGTTGCGCTCGGACGAGGCCACGGCCGCGATCGCGCCGCTGCTCGAGCCGGGCAACGACACGACCTTCGCGCCGATCATGCCGGGCGTGAGGCCGGGGCAGGGGAGCGCGGGCGCGGGCGAGGTACGCGCGGCGGCGCTGCGGGCGCTCGGCCGTATCGGCTCGGAGAGCGCGGTGCGCGCGCTCATCGGCGCGCTCGCGAAGGACGACCCGTCCGCGCCGCGCTCGCCCGTGCGTGAGGCGCTGGTCATGGCGGGCAAGAACGCCGCGCCGCAGCTCGTGGTGGTGCTCTCGGGTTCACCCACGCCGGCTGCGGCGGCGGGCGCGGCGCTCGTGCTCGGCGCGCTCGGCGCGAAGGAGGGCCTCGATCCGACCGTGCGCGCGATGCAGCGGGGCGTCTTGCCGCTCGAGCATGGCCTGCGCGCGCTCGCGCTGCTCGGCTCGTCCGAGGCGCTGCCTGCGGTGCTCGAGCTCCTCTCGGACGCCGATCCTACCGTGCGCCGCGAGGCCATCCGCGCGGCCTCGGAGCTGCTCGATCCGGCGCGGCCCGACGGGCGCGCGGTGGATCCGGCGCGCGCGATGTTGCTCGACGCGGCGACCCCGCTCGACGAGAAGATCGCCCTCGTAAAACTCCTCGGGCGTACGGGCTCGCCGCGCGCGCACGACGTGCTCTTGCCGCTCGCGACCACGAAGTCCCGCGCCTTCCGGCTCGCGGTGCTCGAGGCGCTTGGCGCGTATGTGCCGGCGCCGCCGAAGGTCGAGGCTGTGCTGCTCGACGCGATCACGGACGAGGCGGCGGAGGTCCGGCTCGCGGCGGCGGCGTCGATCGCGCGCGCGGGTGGCCCCTCGGCTGCGGCGAAGCTGCTCGAGCGGCTCCAGGTCGCGGCCGAGCAGGACCGCGGCGCCATCGGCCTCGCGCTCGCGGGGGCGCTCTCGCGCGCGACGGATCCGGCGCTCGCCGAGCGTGTCGGCGCGGCGTTGCCTTCGTCGCCCGACGTCGCGCGTGACGCTCTGCTCGAGGGCCTCGGCCGCATGCGTGGGGAGGCGAGCGGCAAGGTCCTGCGCAGGTTCGTCGCGTCGGGCATCGACGATCGGCGCAAGGTCGCCGAGGCGCTCGCGGGGCATCCGGAGGCCGCGTCGGTCCTCGTCCCGCTGCTCGGCGACGCCGACCCCGGCGTGCGCGCGAACGCCGCGTGGTCGCTCGGCGCCGTCGGCAAGAAGGACGCGCTCCCGGCGCTCACGAAGGTGCTCGCCGATCCCGACGTGGCCGTCGCGGGCAACGCGGCGGGCGCGCTCGGTCGCGTCGCTGCGCGTGAGGCTGCGGCGTCCGACGTGCAGGCGTCGCTCTGCCGCGCGGCGACCGATCCGCGGCCTTACGTGCGTGCCAACGCCGTCGTCTCGCTCGGGCTCGCGGGTGCGTCTTGCGAGGCGGGGCTCGTGACGGGCCTCCTCTCGCGGGATCGCTCCGAGGCCGTGCGCCTCGCGGCGGCTGAAGCGCTCTGGCGCGACGTCTCGCGGGCGCCGACGGGCAAGGACGCCGAGCGTCGCGCGCTCGTGCGTTGTGCCGGCGAGGATCGTAGCGCCGCGGTGGCGAACCGCTGCGCGCGCTCGCCTTCGCGCCTCCCGGGCACCGACGACGTGCTCGTCTTCGTCGCGCCGGACGGCAAGGACGAGCCGCTCCCGCGCGCGCCGTATGCGCTCGTGCGGGAGGACGGCCTCTTGCGGATGGGGATCGCCGATCGGCGCGGCGCGTTTTTCGAGTTTTTGGTGCCGAAGGGCACGATCCGCCTCGCGGTCCCGGCGCAGCTCGCGCGGTAG
- a CDS encoding DUF2064 domain-containing protein — MADHRARPTVRPQRLALGVFARAPIAGTAKPRLSPPLSPEAAAELSSALLGDALNMLAILPMAYRAVLGVSDEEKAELEKIVPGRWRHVVSSGETLVEKRLGHGLAHLFTTGAEAAAIVTSDVPFMPLDEMFEGLLWLAARRGRLLLGPTGSGGLYLVGTTQPEPALFEGVDWTSPGVLERATRRARELGLEAQLLKPTYAIDTPPDLERLARDLASGTGGPGMAAPLCTAFLTRAGIRPVTR; from the coding sequence GTGGCCGACCATCGCGCCCGCCCCACCGTTCGCCCCCAGAGGCTCGCGCTCGGCGTCTTCGCTCGTGCTCCGATCGCCGGCACGGCGAAGCCTCGCCTCTCGCCACCGCTCTCCCCCGAAGCCGCGGCCGAGCTGTCCTCGGCGCTGCTCGGCGACGCGCTGAACATGCTCGCCATCCTGCCGATGGCGTATCGCGCGGTGCTCGGCGTGTCGGACGAGGAGAAGGCGGAGCTCGAGAAGATCGTGCCCGGGCGATGGCGACACGTCGTCTCGTCCGGCGAGACGCTCGTCGAGAAGCGGCTCGGTCACGGGCTCGCGCACCTCTTCACGACGGGCGCCGAGGCCGCAGCGATCGTGACGAGCGACGTGCCGTTCATGCCGCTCGACGAGATGTTCGAGGGCCTGCTCTGGCTCGCCGCCCGACGAGGGCGCCTGCTGCTCGGGCCCACCGGGTCCGGCGGTCTTTACCTCGTCGGCACGACACAACCCGAGCCCGCGCTCTTCGAAGGTGTCGACTGGACGTCGCCCGGCGTGCTCGAACGCGCGACCCGGCGCGCCCGCGAGCTCGGCCTGGAGGCGCAGCTCCTCAAGCCGACCTACGCGATCGACACGCCCCCGGACCTCGAGCGGCTCGCCCGTGATCTCGCGAGCGGCACCGGAGGCCCGGGGATGGCCGCGCCTCTGTGCACCGCGTTCCTCACGCGCGCCGGCATCCGGCCCGTGACGCGCTGA
- a CDS encoding NTP transferase domain-containing protein, with product MLEKRTMERAIVLAAGTGSRLVSGEIAPKPLKPVAGVPLLVRILRTLRAEGIREVVVVTGYKEELIQRALAAESSLGLSISFVSNTQYERKNGVSLLAAREHVVPGTLLTMADHLYSPAIVRRLSALDLPSRAAALAVDYDIPRCFDLDDATKVRVERGRIVDIGKEIAAYDALDTGVFRIGPSLVEALDRVYAAKGDCSLSEGVRALADEGMFFACDAGDARWIDVDTPAALEQAELLLARFGDGLDRDALRIDPRPADRVAPLSRSWAAGYQPAADAE from the coding sequence ATGCTTGAAAAACGAACGATGGAGCGGGCGATCGTGCTCGCGGCAGGTACCGGCTCTCGCCTCGTGAGCGGCGAGATTGCTCCCAAGCCCCTCAAGCCGGTCGCCGGGGTCCCGCTTCTGGTTCGCATCCTCCGCACGTTACGCGCCGAGGGGATCCGCGAGGTCGTGGTGGTCACGGGGTACAAGGAAGAGCTCATCCAGCGCGCGCTCGCCGCGGAGAGCTCCCTCGGCCTCTCCATCTCGTTCGTGAGCAACACGCAGTACGAGCGCAAGAACGGCGTGTCGTTGCTCGCCGCGCGTGAGCACGTCGTCCCCGGGACGCTGCTCACGATGGCCGATCACCTGTATTCGCCGGCGATCGTGCGCAGGCTCTCGGCGCTCGACCTGCCGAGCCGCGCGGCCGCGCTCGCCGTCGATTACGACATCCCGCGCTGCTTCGACCTCGACGACGCGACGAAGGTGCGCGTCGAGCGCGGGCGCATCGTGGACATCGGCAAGGAGATCGCCGCGTACGACGCGCTCGACACGGGCGTGTTCCGCATCGGCCCGTCGCTCGTGGAGGCGCTCGATCGCGTGTACGCGGCGAAGGGTGATTGCTCGCTCTCGGAGGGCGTGCGCGCGCTCGCGGACGAGGGGATGTTCTTCGCTTGCGACGCGGGTGACGCTCGGTGGATCGACGTCGACACGCCCGCCGCGCTGGAGCAGGCCGAGCTGCTGCTCGCCAGGTTCGGCGACGGGCTCGATCGTGACGCGCTGCGGATCGATCCGAGGCCCGCCGATCGTGTGGCTCCCTTGAGCCGCTCGTGGGCCGCGGGGTATCAGCCCGCGGCCGACGCCGAGTAA
- a CDS encoding inositol-3-phosphate synthase, whose translation MKQPKEITKAEGKLGVLLPGLGAVATTTIAGVMLARKNLALPIGSLTQLGTIRLGKRTDNRSPLIREFLPLASLDQLEFGGWDLFPDTAYESAKHAEVLEQRHLDLVKDELAQVTPMKAVFYPEYVKRLHGPHVKTGATKADMVEQVREDIRTFLKTKGCSRAVAVWCGSTEVYFPPGDVHQSIEAFEAGLARNDPGISNSQIYAWACLKERVPYANGAPNLTVDFPAAWDLAKKMEVPIAGKDFKTGQTLMKTIIAPGLKARMLGLAGWFSTNILGNRDGEVLDDPDSFKSKEVSKLGVLEYILQPHMYKDLYGKLYHKVRIEFYPPRGDAKEGWDNIDLFGWLGYPMQIKVNFLCRDSILAAPIVLDLALLMDLASRAGFSGTQEWLSFYFKSPMTAPNLYPEHDLFIQSMKLKNTMRWMMGEDLITHLGNEYYD comes from the coding sequence GTGAAGCAGCCGAAAGAAATCACGAAGGCAGAGGGCAAGCTCGGCGTGCTCCTGCCGGGGCTCGGTGCGGTGGCGACGACGACGATCGCCGGCGTGATGCTGGCCCGCAAGAACCTGGCGTTGCCCATCGGATCGCTGACGCAGCTCGGCACCATCCGGCTCGGCAAGCGCACGGACAACCGGTCGCCGCTCATCCGTGAGTTCTTGCCGCTCGCCTCGCTCGATCAGCTCGAGTTCGGCGGCTGGGACCTCTTCCCGGACACGGCCTACGAGTCGGCGAAGCACGCCGAGGTCCTCGAGCAGCGCCACCTCGATCTGGTGAAGGACGAGCTCGCGCAGGTCACGCCGATGAAGGCGGTCTTCTACCCGGAGTACGTCAAGCGCCTGCACGGGCCGCACGTCAAGACGGGCGCCACGAAGGCCGACATGGTCGAGCAAGTGCGCGAAGACATCCGCACGTTCCTGAAGACCAAGGGCTGCTCGCGCGCCGTCGCGGTGTGGTGCGGCTCGACCGAGGTCTACTTCCCGCCGGGCGACGTGCACCAGTCGATCGAGGCCTTCGAGGCCGGCCTCGCGCGGAACGATCCGGGCATCTCGAACTCGCAGATCTACGCCTGGGCCTGCCTGAAGGAGCGCGTGCCCTACGCGAACGGCGCGCCGAACCTGACGGTCGATTTCCCGGCCGCGTGGGACCTCGCGAAGAAGATGGAGGTGCCCATCGCCGGCAAGGACTTCAAGACGGGCCAGACGCTCATGAAGACCATCATCGCGCCCGGCCTCAAGGCGCGCATGCTCGGCCTCGCGGGCTGGTTCTCCACGAACATCCTCGGCAACCGCGACGGCGAGGTGCTCGACGATCCCGATAGTTTCAAGTCAAAGGAAGTCTCGAAGCTGGGCGTCCTCGAGTACATCCTGCAGCCGCACATGTACAAGGACCTGTACGGCAAGCTCTACCACAAGGTCCGCATCGAGTTTTACCCGCCGCGCGGCGACGCGAAGGAGGGCTGGGACAACATCGATCTCTTCGGATGGCTCGGGTATCCGATGCAGATCAAGGTGAACTTTCTCTGCCGCGACTCGATCCTCGCCGCGCCGATCGTCCTCGACCTCGCGCTGCTCATGGACCTCGCCTCGCGCGCGGGCTTCTCGGGCACGCAGGAGTGGCTGAGCTTCTACTTCAAGAGCCCGATGACCGCGCCGAACCTCTACCCGGAGCACGACCTCTTCATCCAGTCGATGAAGCTCAAGAACACGATGCGCTGGATGATGGGCGAGGACCTCATCACCCACCTCGGCAACGAGTACTACGACTGA
- a CDS encoding TMEM165/GDT1 family protein has protein sequence MDWKLFASTFAAIFLAEMGDKTQIATLTLAGSGSSRWVVFAASALALVATSAVAVLLGEVVSRYVPAIWVKRAAGLVFVVLGVIYLVGAKESGAAPTPGSGAPERDA, from the coding sequence ATGGACTGGAAGCTCTTCGCCTCGACGTTCGCCGCCATCTTCCTCGCGGAGATGGGGGACAAGACGCAGATCGCGACGCTCACGCTCGCCGGCAGCGGCTCGTCGCGCTGGGTGGTGTTCGCGGCCTCCGCGCTCGCGCTGGTGGCGACGAGCGCCGTCGCGGTGCTGCTCGGCGAGGTCGTGAGCCGCTACGTGCCCGCGATCTGGGTGAAGCGGGCCGCGGGGCTCGTGTTCGTGGTGCTGGGCGTGATCTATCTGGTGGGCGCGAAGGAGTCGGGAGCGGCACCTACGCCGGGTAGCGGCGCGCCCGAGCGCGACGCGTAG
- a CDS encoding diacylglycerol/lipid kinase family protein, translating into MASRTDAHLSPGTDPEAAPSRPPEQGRSGGPALPRIAVVVNGNAKSVTAEVIETLDQILDSGDLFVSRSVEESEGIAQTLVDRGYGTILTGGGDGTFTSVVTAVVHEAKRRQAPLPRFGLLRLGTGNSLAWVLGASGAGEKGSGGFRGLAVDLSRLRADAGSRWLRLVEAEGVLSPFCGFGIDAEMLKDYTRVKGLLARGPLKKVAPGIVSYAIAATTKTLPSYFVRRTPHCRVINMGSDAVRVGEKGAILGAPIRKGGVIYEGPAKLACVATIPYYGFGFRMFPYAEDRPDRMQLRVTNLSPMSFVSNFKTIWRGEYDNLEDTFDFFVDDIMIEMDPPTAFQIGGDVRGDRQSVRVCLTEPIRIVDFYAPPRG; encoded by the coding sequence ATGGCCTCTCGCACCGACGCGCACCTCTCCCCCGGCACCGACCCCGAGGCCGCCCCCTCGAGGCCCCCCGAGCAGGGGAGGTCCGGCGGCCCGGCCCTGCCGCGTATCGCCGTCGTGGTCAACGGCAACGCGAAGAGCGTCACGGCAGAGGTCATCGAGACGCTCGATCAGATCCTCGACAGCGGCGATCTCTTCGTGTCCCGCAGCGTCGAGGAGAGCGAAGGCATCGCGCAGACGCTCGTCGATCGCGGCTACGGGACGATCCTCACCGGCGGCGGAGACGGGACGTTCACGTCGGTGGTGACGGCCGTGGTGCACGAGGCGAAGCGGCGACAGGCGCCGCTCCCGCGCTTCGGGCTCTTGCGGCTCGGCACGGGCAACTCGCTCGCGTGGGTGCTCGGCGCGAGCGGCGCGGGCGAGAAGGGCTCGGGCGGGTTCCGCGGGCTCGCGGTGGATCTGTCGCGCCTGCGCGCCGACGCGGGCAGCCGCTGGTTGCGCCTCGTCGAGGCCGAGGGCGTGCTCTCGCCGTTCTGCGGCTTCGGCATCGACGCGGAGATGCTCAAGGACTACACGCGGGTGAAGGGCCTGCTCGCGCGAGGGCCGCTGAAGAAGGTCGCGCCGGGGATCGTCTCGTACGCGATCGCGGCGACGACGAAGACCTTGCCGAGCTACTTCGTGCGCCGCACGCCGCACTGCCGCGTGATCAACATGGGCAGCGACGCCGTGCGCGTGGGGGAGAAGGGCGCGATCCTCGGGGCGCCGATCCGCAAGGGCGGCGTGATCTACGAGGGGCCGGCGAAGCTCGCGTGTGTCGCGACGATCCCGTACTACGGCTTCGGATTCCGCATGTTCCCGTACGCCGAGGACAGGCCGGATCGCATGCAGCTTCGCGTGACGAACCTCTCGCCCATGTCCTTCGTGTCGAACTTCAAGACGATCTGGCGCGGCGAGTACGACAACCTCGAGGACACGTTCGACTTCTTCGTCGACGACATCATGATCGAGATGGACCCGCCGACGGCGTTCCAGATCGGCGGCGACGTGCGGGGCGACCGCCAGAGCGTGCGGGTTTGTCTGACCGAGCCGATCCGCATCGTCGACTTCTACGCGCCGCCGCGCGGCTAG
- a CDS encoding complex I subunit 4 family protein: MPSLLLIIFPPLLGAALVILIPQRNVRLIRGVALAHAALAFVASFCLVPFFDRTTSALQFVTPFPWSPDADGAAALGVDGISFPMVLLTTLVMLVALVASLHVRHRVKAYFAWLLLLEFAVLGVFTCLSWSLFYVFWELTLVPLFFLVSVWGGKERSAASMSFFLYTLAGSVFMLVAMLALHLALPGHGYGMVEMASASAGLGRATQVLLFLGLFAGLAVKIPVFPLHGWLPLAYVESKPAVSMVFSAVLAKMGAYGLLRLSALLPAGAASLAPLLFLLGLVNIVYGALLAFRQSDLKTMVAYGSMSHMGFVLIGVASLNGAGLTGATMQMCTHGISSAALFLLVGALERRAGTRDVRHFGGLAAVTPRLFVALSVALLGSMGLPGLAGFVSELSTLVGTFQRYEYLAGIATLGVLVTAGYSLRALGRLFFGPLNPRWKDLKDLEPRELLAAAPLGLLIVALGMAPRAALDLVAATVSHMATLFHG, from the coding sequence ATGCCGAGCCTGCTCCTCATCATTTTTCCGCCCCTGCTCGGCGCGGCCCTCGTCATTCTGATCCCACAACGTAACGTGAGGCTGATTCGAGGCGTGGCGCTCGCCCATGCGGCGCTCGCATTCGTCGCGTCCTTTTGCCTCGTTCCGTTCTTCGACCGGACGACCTCCGCGCTGCAATTCGTCACGCCCTTTCCGTGGTCGCCGGACGCAGATGGCGCCGCCGCGCTGGGCGTCGACGGGATCTCCTTCCCGATGGTGCTCCTCACGACGCTCGTGATGCTCGTCGCGCTCGTCGCCTCGCTGCACGTGCGCCACCGCGTGAAGGCCTATTTCGCCTGGCTCCTCCTCCTCGAATTCGCCGTCCTGGGCGTCTTCACCTGCCTCTCCTGGTCGCTCTTTTACGTCTTCTGGGAGCTCACCCTCGTCCCGCTGTTTTTCCTGGTCAGCGTCTGGGGCGGGAAGGAGCGCTCGGCCGCGAGCATGAGCTTCTTCCTGTACACGCTCGCCGGCTCCGTCTTCATGCTGGTCGCCATGCTCGCGCTGCACCTCGCGCTGCCCGGGCATGGTTACGGGATGGTCGAAATGGCGAGCGCGAGCGCGGGGCTCGGCCGGGCCACGCAGGTCCTCCTCTTCCTCGGCCTCTTCGCGGGCCTCGCGGTGAAGATCCCGGTCTTCCCCTTGCACGGGTGGCTCCCGCTCGCCTACGTCGAATCGAAGCCCGCCGTCAGCATGGTCTTTTCGGCCGTGCTCGCGAAGATGGGCGCCTATGGCCTCCTGCGGCTCTCGGCCCTCCTGCCCGCCGGCGCGGCGTCGCTCGCGCCGCTCCTGTTCTTGCTCGGCCTCGTCAATATCGTGTACGGCGCGCTCCTCGCGTTCCGGCAGTCCGATCTCAAGACCATGGTGGCCTATGGCTCGATGAGCCACATGGGCTTCGTCTTGATCGGCGTCGCGTCGCTCAACGGGGCCGGCCTCACGGGCGCCACGATGCAGATGTGCACGCACGGCATTTCGAGCGCCGCGCTTTTCCTCCTCGTCGGCGCGCTCGAGCGCCGCGCCGGGACCCGTGACGTGCGCCATTTTGGTGGCCTCGCGGCCGTCACGCCGCGCCTCTTCGTGGCGCTGTCCGTGGCGCTCCTCGGATCGATGGGTTTGCCCGGGCTCGCCGGCTTCGTCAGCGAGCTCTCCACGCTCGTCGGCACGTTTCAGCGGTACGAATACCTCGCCGGTATCGCGACCCTCGGCGTCCTCGTCACGGCGGGGTATTCGCTGAGGGCCCTCGGCCGCCTCTTCTTCGGGCCCTTGAATCCTCGGTGGAAAGATCTAAAGGATCTCGAGCCGCGGGAGCTCCTCGCCGCTGCGCCGCTCGGATTGCTCATCGTGGCGCTCGGCATGGCCCCGCGCGCGGCCCTCGACCTCGTCGCCGCCACGGTCTCGCACATGGCGACGCTCTTCCACGGATAG